The region AAATAAAAAGATCGAACCAGCCAAAATAATGACAGGATAACAAGTGCAGCAAATATCAAAGATATATAATTTGGTCGATTTCCATTCAAACCATTTTCCTCCTTTCGTCCTTTCTCAATTCAAGTATACAACTGTATGGATTTTGCAGCAAATTTAAAACAAGAGAATCTTCTTTCCTTTCTTTGAAGCATCTGTCTACGTATACATATGGAACCCAGATTATTCGATCTATAGTACACACAACTGGCATTTCATCTCTCAAAAATGCAGGGATTTTCGAATCAATCATCATATCTTTCATTTTTACACCTGCTATTTTTTCACCAGCTTTTCTTTTCCTGATACAGACACCTCCTTGATCATGAATAAAAACATACTCATTTGATTTTACCTCACTGGAAAGCTCAAAAGTCCAGTCATTGAATTTGTAAACACCTGGTTTGCCTACTTTCAAGATATTCATAAATTTGCACTTTTTTTCAATGCTGAAAAAATCGAAACCTTTTTTAATCGCTATATCTTCAGATAAATCAATACTCCACGAATTTTCATTAAGCTTGGAAACTACAAGCTGTATTTGCCTGTAGTTCAAATCAACATTCATTTGACCAGCACAATATTTCACCAGTTCAATTATCTCGAATTCATCCATATCTTTTGAGTCGAAAATTATTCGCTTTCCACATCTGAATATTCTCTCAGAATACTTTTTGATAAGCCTTTTCACATGATTTTCGAGCATCATACCAGAAAAATGCACCTGTGAAAATGCATTTTCAAGATCGCTGTTAAGCAACTTTAAAGCTGGAACAATGCGGTGTCTTATATAATTTCTACTGTATTTGAGGTTAAAATTGGTTTCATCTTGCACATATGGAATATTGTTTCTCTTTATGTATGCCTCTATTTGCTCCCTTTTAAAATATAAAAGTGGTCTTATTTTGTTTTCATCTTTAAGTTTCATACACACAATTCCAGACAGGCCCGTACCTCGAACAATTCTGTAGAGAATAGTTTCAACCAGATCATTCAAATTATGCGCCAGCGCAATCAAATCTATCCCATTTTCATGGGCAATCCTGTTTAAGAACGTATATCTCGCAGCTCTTGCCCCCTCTTCGATTCCTATTTTCCTATCTGCACAAAATTTTGGCACATCAAAGCGTTCAACAAAGATTTTAACTCCTGCTTTTTTACAATAAGAATAAACAAATTGCTCATCTCTGATAGCGTTTTCTCTTATCATATGGTTCAAATGAGCTGCGAATATTTCGCAGTTGAGCTTTTGTCGAAGTTTCAGTAAGATGTTCAGGAGGCTCATCGAATCCATTCCGCCAGAGAGGGCAACCAATACTTTGTGGCCGGGAAAGATCAGATGATGAGTCTGAATGGTCTTCAACACACTAAATTCAAATTCATCGAGAGGCACGACAGCACCTTCTAAATCCAGATATCTGGAGCCAGCGAAGGGACTCGAACCCCCAACCTACGCATTACGAATGCGCCGCTCTGCCGGTTGAGCTACGCTGGCTCGCCAATTTCCACAATGACATTATACAAACACAGTGCCAAAAAATCAAGTATTGATCTTTCACTCCAGAAATAATGTACTGAACGAAAAGATGTTGTTGATATATACTCTTAATAAAGACGGAGGTGAAATAATGAATACCTTGAGGGTTGGATTGGCTCAGATCAACTCTACTGTGGGTGATATAGAGGGAAATGTTGAGAAAATCCTTGAAAAACTCGAACTGGCTCAGCAATTTTCAGTAGATGTTGTTGCCTTCCCCGAGCTTGTCATAACAGGTTATCCACCAGAAGACTTACTTTTCAAAAGACATTTCATAGATCAGAACAAAAAAGCACTGGAAAAAATAGCAAAGTACGTTCCAAAATCCATGATAGCCGTCGTAGGCTTTGTAGATGAAAACAGCGATATTTTTAACGCCGCTGCTGTGCTTAATAATGGTAGTATTGTTGCAGTATATCGAAAAAATTATCT is a window of Pseudothermotoga elfii DSM 9442 = NBRC 107921 DNA encoding:
- the tilS gene encoding tRNA lysidine(34) synthetase TilS, which gives rise to MPLDEFEFSVLKTIQTHHLIFPGHKVLVALSGGMDSMSLLNILLKLRQKLNCEIFAAHLNHMIRENAIRDEQFVYSYCKKAGVKIFVERFDVPKFCADRKIGIEEGARAARYTFLNRIAHENGIDLIALAHNLNDLVETILYRIVRGTGLSGIVCMKLKDENKIRPLLYFKREQIEAYIKRNNIPYVQDETNFNLKYSRNYIRHRIVPALKLLNSDLENAFSQVHFSGMMLENHVKRLIKKYSERIFRCGKRIIFDSKDMDEFEIIELVKYCAGQMNVDLNYRQIQLVVSKLNENSWSIDLSEDIAIKKGFDFFSIEKKCKFMNILKVGKPGVYKFNDWTFELSSEVKSNEYVFIHDQGGVCIRKRKAGEKIAGVKMKDMMIDSKIPAFLRDEMPVVCTIDRIIWVPYVYVDRCFKERKEDSLVLNLLQNPYSCILELRKDERRKMV